In the genome of Acaryochloris sp. CCMEE 5410, the window ATCCGCCAAAACTGAAAGACCAAAACCGATGATAGCTATTGATCACACGCCCGCCATCTGTTCTGAGTTGGATAAGATCCATCCAGGGGGCAATACTGCGACGGAACCATCCCGTTGTGCCCACCTGGGTTCCAATCAAGTCCTTGACTTGAGACATACCAAATAGGAAGTTGCCGATCGGCCCAAAGCGAGAGGAGTAGCGGAGAAATAACATGCCGCTTTTATCTTGCAGTTTCAAATCTGAACCAAATTTATAGCCCGCATCTCCACGCCCAATCAGTTGACCTTCAAGCTGCACGGGTTGCCCACGCAGGGGACTGGCATAAGGATCCGACATCAGGGTTAAGATATCCCGTTCAGGAGCCTGACCAAAGTTGGGATACATGATGAAGGTTTTAGCGAGAATACCGATCCCTAAACCGATCAGCATTAACGAAATGGGATTTGTTCCGACGGCAAGTCCTAGAATCAGACCCACCCCTAAGCCAATAAATTCGGCCCCATAGAGCAATAAATCTAGGAAGAAGTGGCTATAGAGGCGTTGCTTATTTAAATGGCGACCTTCTCCCACGACTCGGCCCATATCAAACTCAATATCCAAACCCAGTTGCTCCGCGTAGGTACTCAAGGCTCGAACGCGTTTACCCGTGAGGGGGTGGGTGGATTGCAGCTCCATCCAAAACGCCCAGGGGTTGAATAGATCCCACAAAAAGACACGACCAATTTTGCTGCTATCTGAAGCGACTCGATAGGCCGTGCCGGAGGAGGTCGCCGCTTTGGCATCGTAGATCCCCAAAGCTCGGGTTCCTTCCAGTAAACGGCTAGGCTCTTTGGAACGTTGACCTTCTTCGACAATTCCGTAGGCAATTTTGACTAAAGCTCGGGATAAGGCATTGGGGTTGCCAGTTACTTCTGCCGCAAAGTGATCGGCAAAATACTCCCGAGTTCGGGATAGGTATAAGACCAGATAGGTGCCAATGATGTAGAAGACATAGGCTGAGATCGCAGCGGCTTGCAAAGCATCTTTTCCTTTACTGCTTCCCCCTCTACGTCCTGCTCGGCTGGCAAAGGTGTAAATCAAATAAGTGATCTGCACCAAAGTAGAGGCCAAGGTCATGACCGCAAAATCCCAGTGGACGATGTGGCCTAACTCATGGGCATAGACCGTCGCCACTTCGTCTTCATCTAGGTAGGTGAATAATCCTCGACTTACGACGAGCCGTGCACTGTTAGGCAGAGAACCGTAGGTAAAGGCGGTGGGATTTTGATCTTCAATCATGCCTAAACGAGGCATCTTCAGATTCTTCTCAGTACAAATTCTCTGCAAAATTTGGCTGGTTTCGGGACTGAGATGTTCTAGCTCTCCCAGGGTGATCCAATGGGTGCCATAAAGCCACCGCTGGGTCCAATCCATGAGAAAGGGTGAAAAGAAGAAAACCGCTGCATTAATAACAAGAGTCAAAATAACGGCAGCTCCAAGTCCCAAGCCTGGATTATCACTTTCCGTGATCAAAAAGACGCCCAAGACGAGGACAAGCACCATCCCAAACAGCAGGCTTATGGTAATTCCAGAAGCCAAACTGAGATTTCCACCAATACCAACCATTGCCAGTTTCATCCCACCGAAAGACCGGGACTTTTGGCTAAATTCTGGACTAGGTTGACTAGGTTCTGGACTAGGAACAGAAGTCTCTGCCGTAGCGGATGCCGTAGCGGTTGGAATTTGATTCTCCTGGTCTTGCTGTAACTGAGGCAAGACCTGATTAGCCCATTCCTGAACTTGGGCAATGGGACTGGTAGCAAGAGGCTGGCAGAGCATCAAAGCTTGTTCGAGTTGACCACAGCTCTGATGAGCCATGATCAGATACATTTGGGCCTGCACATGGACAGAACTTCCTGGAGTGGCAGCTTGCCACACACGCTCTAAAATCTGGATAGCCTGGGACTGTTGTCCTTGTTGGTGTGCGGCAATTCCAGCTTTTAAGTCTTCCTGTAGTGAGGCCATAAACAGCTCCTTGCTTTGTAAACGGCTATAGATAAACCGAGAGCAGTTAAACGAAATTCAGCTTA includes:
- a CDS encoding zinc metalloprotease HtpX; the encoded protein is MASLQEDLKAGIAAHQQGQQSQAIQILERVWQAATPGSSVHVQAQMYLIMAHQSCGQLEQALMLCQPLATSPIAQVQEWANQVLPQLQQDQENQIPTATASATAETSVPSPEPSQPSPEFSQKSRSFGGMKLAMVGIGGNLSLASGITISLLFGMVLVLVLGVFLITESDNPGLGLGAAVILTLVINAAVFFFSPFLMDWTQRWLYGTHWITLGELEHLSPETSQILQRICTEKNLKMPRLGMIEDQNPTAFTYGSLPNSARLVVSRGLFTYLDEDEVATVYAHELGHIVHWDFAVMTLASTLVQITYLIYTFASRAGRRGGSSKGKDALQAAAISAYVFYIIGTYLVLYLSRTREYFADHFAAEVTGNPNALSRALVKIAYGIVEEGQRSKEPSRLLEGTRALGIYDAKAATSSGTAYRVASDSSKIGRVFLWDLFNPWAFWMELQSTHPLTGKRVRALSTYAEQLGLDIEFDMGRVVGEGRHLNKQRLYSHFFLDLLLYGAEFIGLGVGLILGLAVGTNPISLMLIGLGIGILAKTFIMYPNFGQAPERDILTLMSDPYASPLRGQPVQLEGQLIGRGDAGYKFGSDLKLQDKSGMLFLRYSSRFGPIGNFLFGMSQVKDLIGTQVGTTGWFRRSIAPWMDLIQLRTDGGRVINSYHRFWSFSFGGFFIVLGLVFNFLLLPGLVG